CAACACTGAATTGATGCATTCCACTAGATTCGTTGTCATGTGACCCCATCGGTATCCACCATCAAACGCCAATGCGTACTGTTCGCGAGGAATTCGGTTTAACCAGTTGGTATACGCTTCCCCCCGTTCCCGTAATCGCTCGTAATGCACTTCATACTCCCGCACCGTCCTGGAATATCCTATAGGatagcaaaaaaaattaaaataaaaattataaaagccgtaaacaaatattaatatttaacaaCTGTAAATAAGTTACTTAAATTAAGTAAATTATTACCAATGTTGACGACCAATTTTTGGAGGTAAGGTGCCTTGAATTTCTGCAGAAAATTCGACTCTATATGCCTGATGCAGAACATATGAAAAGCTCTAGGAGGTGACCAGGCTCCGTTACTCCGTTCCACAGCTGCATTGATGGATTCGTGTCGGTCGGATATTAGTCCCACACCATCCCGAGTGACAACATGTTGACGCAAGTTACTAAGGAAAAAGTGCCACGCATCAGAAGTCTCTCCCTCGACAATAGCAAACGCAATTGGGACGATGTTGTTGTTGCCATCCTGTGAAACTGCGACTAGGAGACAACCCTTATACTTTCCGTACAAGTGAGTCCCGTCCACCTGGACAACTGGCTTACAATGTCTGAATGCCCTGATACAGGGGTAATAACTCCAAAATACTCTATGCAGTACCCGAATATGACCAACCAAGTCATCGCCTTGGTATGCAGGCATAGTCTCAAAATGGACAACAGCTGATGGCTCCTTATGACACATGGCCTCAAACCATATAGGCAACGCTTCGTACGATGCTTCCCAACCACCGAATATTTTTTCTACTGCCTTTTACTTAGCCAACCATGCTTTTCGATAACTGACGGTGTAGTTGAACTTCGATTGCACCTCTCCTGCTGATCAGACTAACCCTGATAAGCCAATCACACCCTGACCCATACTGTGTACACTTGGCATAAAATGTCAAAGGCTCAGACTCATACACCCGGTAATCTACGCTTCGTCGTATGGTATACTCTTTTATTGCCTTAACAACAGCTTCCCGGGAACTAAACTCCATCCCAACAGCAAATTCACCATCTGCGACAATAGGAACTTCTGCCAGGACAACAAGCATGggaaaaatttcaataaatacaTAAGTATTTCAAAACCATACTAAATCAATATTAACTGCATCAAGTATGACATAAATCCGACCCTaacgtaaataataataaaatattaacttcTATGTTCTATATTCGTTTAAAATAACGTTATATGTTTCAAATGTTACTGAACACATATGttgacttttatttttttaacttcctactattttttaacttttttttacatAGGATCAGGTCAACCAGTTCAATGTCTAACACATACATGACATCAACGCATGCTTAAATAATGGGTAATGAATACTAATTCATTCATAAATaattcaacaaataaataaaaaagacaattattttttattaacgtaCCTGCAGTCATATTCCGGAAACTCCGGAACATGCATGGCTTCCAAGTCCAGAACTCGCATGAATGAAGGCTCCCCAAACGGCATATCGTTTGCGAGTGCATCTGCCACCTCTGTCACATCTGGATCCATATTTCCCTCACCATGATCTTCATCTCCATCTGCACCAACACATTCGTAGTTGCTTTCGAACTCTTCTTCACTGTCACTATTATAATCTTCCCGTAGAATGTTTCGGTCTGCCTCagattgttcaaactcaacatacaactcGATAAACGAGATCTGCGCCCGGTtttcaatatacattgaaaacatctcCTGCATGCTCGCTTCGTCCGTCACATATCTTGTTTGAAATTGGACAAACCCACCAAATACCGGTACGGGATATCTGTATAGAACAcaggatatttttttttgcccTCTGAGAATCAATCTTTTCACAGATCAAACCTTTGAGTTCTTCAAAGGAAATGATAAAAGGAATAACAACATCTATtagattttcacaaataaattttaccCCTTCAGatgtttgtaataaaatttgaCCAAAATAATACACCTTTATTAGTACTCTATCACTCATTTCTCCtactcacaaaaaaaaaacataacacTAACTAGTGACTTCTGTGATTTTGAACAAGCATGAAAGATCTCAAGAAGAACGAAACAGGAAGCGGCGcataagaaggagaagaagagggaTAACCTAACACTAACTCATTGcacacttttatatatatatactctatACTCAACTCGGACCATCCGACTTGGTTAACTTCATTCAAAAATATATCCAACAAACAAATCGGACCATGCGTTTTCCTGAACCGGTTCTACCATCCCTAGCCAAACCGGACGGTCCGACTCCAACCCCTACACGCAACTCGGACCGTGCGTGTTCTCTTCCACCTCAGCCATCTCGCAGGGTCCGATTTATCTGCAACAAGCCATTTTCCCTCCCCACCACAAATCGGACCGTGCGTCTCCCAGTTTAGCAACTTCACAAACAAAGAACTCGGACCGTCCGAGTTCTTCTCCCAAAAGCTGCCAAAACTCTGCCCCACATACATGTCTAACCCACCTTAACTCCATATCCATGCAAAACTCACATACAGGCTCCATTTCGAAAAAATTGAGCCTATTATGGGCCTCTCTtcgtaatatatatatatatttccttcaaaaaaaaaaaagaaacaaaacaacTTTGTAGGTCAACATTGGAATCCAAATAACAATTAATTTCACCACCACCTTTTGTATTACTACTAAAGCCACTTTCAAAACCTCCAACCTAAAATATCCCAAAAAGTCAATAAAGACAACATGCAATAAAGGAAACTACCACCCCCATATCACCCTTGTTTACACATCGATTGCAAACATACCAAAAATACATAACCCCCTAATCTTGAAGTACTAACACGATGCTATGCAGAATTCTTGAACTAATGGATAACATTTATGGAACGCTGCATTGATATGCTCTCGTCTATCATTAGAAAGAATAAAAGATCCATACCAAGGTGTTCGACAAATATTTATctgcaaataaaaataaactctcATTCAATACTACTTGACAGATTTGAACACCCACCattctaattattaaaaatataaaccaaCTAAATGTTAGGCTTCAAATTTTTCAAGTATGAAGTGGTAGTTTATCATgcaaattaaataacaatataTTCTAATATGGCTACTTCCATAAATACATTTCATAAGAAAAATATAGGGAATAGTCAAATAGTTTAATCAAACATTTTCAATTATAAATATCAAACTATTTAACCGTTCCCAAATATCATTTTTCAGATGAGCATGTCTTGGAAGAAGTAACCGCCATATCCTAAACTCTAAGCAAGTAAATGCTGAGTTCAGGACCACCACTCCCATCAGGGTTCATCATATAGAAAGCTTCAGAGTCCTTAGACCCAACAACCCTCTCATACTTGGCTCTCATGTACATGAGCTCACCTTCGGACCCAGCTCCATTCCCGTCACCATCACTCACCGGCAACACACCAGCACCCATCGAAATGGGCTCCACCGCCTTCAGAATCTTCCACTCCTCCGGCCCACACTCCCGTCTGTTCGCATACCCACACTTCCTCCCATTACAATACGTCCTCCACAACGGTTCTTCTagaagcttcttcttcttcgcccCCTTGctgttgttcttcttctcgcaTTCCAACGCAATTCTCACCAATCCGGAAGCCATTTCCTTCACCAAGATGCTTGTTGGTGTTGCCAGCTCGATCAAGAAGGCAGGCTGAAGCTTTGGATCTTCTTGGAATGCGAAGTGGACGTGGCCACGACGGTGTCCGAAGAGCGTGCCAACCACGCGCGTGCCTAGCCCTGATGATGACGTGTTAAGTGAACGGCTCTTCGTGAATACTGTGAGTGCTGACTTCAGCTTCGATTTCGGGTGCTTCTTTTTGTTCTGCTTGGTATGCTTCAGTTCCAGTGCCACGTCGACCTTGAACTGACCATCGTCGTTGTTGTCATCGTCGTCGTCATCGACCTCACAAAAATGTGAAGACGAGCTGACTTTGAGAATTTCTTCCTCATCGTCGTCGTCATCTTCATCCAGTGGCTTCTTCTTCCAATGGAAGTACCTCCGCGAGAACGAGAAAGATGATTCATGAGGGGATTTGGCTGCCATTATTGTCTTCATAATAAAAGAAGAACAACATGGAaagaaaacagaataaaaaaagaaaggtaCTCTGTTCTACCTTTTGAGGTTGAAATCTTTGATATGTGAATGAGTTTACATCACATGAGGTTGAAGAAAGCAAAGGAGGGTAATAAAGAGAAGCATTTTGGCATTAAGGATAATGCGATGTGATTCTGTTTGTGAGAGGTGATatttttggtttcttctttgtGGCCTCCCGGTAGTGTGTTTTAATGGGCGATTTATTGTTCCTTTCTAACaacttttctaattttttttctaaaatatattttgtcagGTTTTGTGCTACTGAAGGACAGGCAAGAGAATCTGACTCAAGGAAGGTGAGCAGCCCCACCTACCTATTGGAAACAAGGAATTGGAGACTTTGATGAGTGCTCCGAGGCCAACAAATGGGAATTGAAACAGACACCACAAAAAggattataaaaattatactcTCTAATCAggaaaataaaacattttaataaaaaatatatattaaaattttaatgtgttaatacttaataaaatattaaaagaggtgagttttttaaaatattataatttatatatttaaaatagaataatactaaaaaatcaATACTGCTTAACTAATTTTAGCCAACACTATAcaaatttttctaaataaatttaatattaaattcattaaaaatgaactttggttaaaattaaattttaaatatatttttttacttaaatctcaaatatttttctttttaagagattcaaaatattttttatattaaatattaattatagtaTTAATTGTACTTGAAGACTTTCTCTAAAATATTGTTTAGCTAAATGATCACAACGAAGATGTGATTTGTGCCTTTGTGGTGTTGTAGTGTATGTGGAGAGTGAAACAGTCGACAAAGGAAAAGAGAGAAGCTTTTGGTGTGACTTCTTTGTCGAGGGTGGGGCAGGGGGGGCATAGAGGCAGAAAGCCAGAAAAGAAAGGTGAGGCCGAGAGGGAGGGGAAAAGGCGAGTAGGAGCTTGACTGATTACTCTGACTTACATTGGTAACAGTTCAGAGCAGTTGAAGCCACACCCACCATACCCAACACCTGGACCACACTAAAAGTCTCATTAATTGTTTGATGAgtaattaatcaaatcaatttttaaagattttaagaaacggttattttaattttaaaaaaattaatatacaaaaatatttttaagattttagtttaATAGATAAATcaatttcagtttatttttaaatagagtAATTATTTAGatcaatttttaagaattttaaaaataaatattttaatttttaaaagaattaatacacaaaataatttttaacatatttttttgtaaatataataatcattcatcaaaaaaaataaattaaaattattattattattattattaattacacAATAATACAGTATTATAAtttctttaatattaaaattatttaatatttttgtatttaatataatcaaaatgtatcctattttaaaaaatatatttgtataaacaaatattttaatttgaattttaaagcaTTATTATTCACTTTACTTATTTTTAACGAAAAAAGCGTATTAATATGCTAATATTATCGTCCATATACAGAAAGttaagttaataataataaaagttgacatatagtaaaagtaaaatagacAGAGACTATTATGTTTGATAGAAGAAAACGTTGGAgattaatttgtatattaattttttcttaagACTAAAATGTCTACTTTTAAAATTGTTGGGAATTAGTTTGGGTAATTACTCTTTTTTGCTTATCAAAAGATCTTTGTTTATTTAACAACTTTGGTATGAATAAGTAAAATCGGAAATTCTTTTCTTGTTGTAATTGCAtctaaagaaattaaataaagtcgtaaaataaagcaataaaaaataaataattttagagatttattagcaaaaatatatatacatctcaaagaaaaaaaaggttgtACGGAATGAAGAgagatttttttatcaatgaGATTATATGACCAAATTATTTTGgtaattaaatttagttaaattagtttACTAATTCAAAgattaatgacaaaaaatattagtcgaagaagaatggaaaaaaacataaaaaaatttaattaaatttaattataaaaataatttatttatttaatattttttaaaaaattatatataaatataattttcagCACCGTGACAACAAACTATTTAAAAACTAAAGATAAGacattttctatatattttggcaatttaaaaagtaaaattgatacaatttattataatttaaattgtcccaattaaattttattttttaacataattttgttttatttaaatgattCTTATTTTTAGATATAATACATAAGTGGAGTACGAAAAATATGTACTTTTTTAAATTGCTCTGTTAGAATTTTTGTTGTgtctttaagaattttttttctttcatctttagttctttagttttcttttcattctttcaaattattttttcatctgAATCTATTTTTACaactttttctccttctttcactcattttattcttctttttttttctcattctaTAATCACATTCTCATTTGTATAATGAATTCAAAAGGGAGTAAATTCACATCCGAATCTAAAAAGTataaaagaagaggagaaattAGTATTTGTGACAAAAAGAATACTTTTTTAAGGGACTAGAGACATGTATAGAGCTTGTAGTCAAGAAGATGTGTGTTGAACAAGAGCTAATTGTTTATCAGAGGGTGGAGAGTGCCAGCCGACCCCAAGACCCATGAGAATATTATCGTAGAATTGTTAAATTCCTGAAAGTTCACAATCTTAAAAGGACTGTTCAATCCCACTCTCTCAAATTGGTTTTCTTtgtgaaacaaaaaatcaatatgaacaagtgaaaagaaaattcaGGGTTTGTGGCTACTCTAATTGACAAATTATTGATCTTTCTAGTAGTGCGGGTGGACTTGCATTAGCGTGGaagaaagattttatttttcatgttttcagTTATTCTGAGTTTTATATGACTGCTTTGATAAAATATGTCCCTCTCAACATTGAATGAAACTTTGTGGGCATTTATTTAAATTGCAATGAGAATATTTGGCTATCCCAATTCTAAAAAGTTTCTTTAGTGTTCTTTCAACTCTAAGGTAAATCGATTATTGttggtgattttaattccaTTATTGATCAATGTAGAAATTTGGTGGTAATCCTAAATCTcattctttgattgctgcctttAATTACTTTATTGGAGATAACTCATTGATTGGTTTGGAAATGGTGGTTAGACTATTTACTTAGAGTAATAAACGCAAGGAAGGTGAACCAATTTAAGAAAGGCTTGGCGAATCacttgttgatgaattttagtCTCAATTATACTCTTATCCTACAGTTTGTAGACTATTAGAGATAGGTTCTGATCGTGTTCCTCTTCTTTTGGATACTAACTACCAACCGGAGCGATCAAAGAGGAGATTCAAGTTTTAATCCCGCTGGTGTGGTGAAGAACAAATTCGTAAGTTCCTTAGCAAGGTCTAGAACTCAGATATTAAAGGTTTAGTGATGTTTAGATTATTTCAAAAACTTAAATTAGTTAGACAACGATTAGTTTTTTGGTAAAAGAATAGCTCATCTAATTCTAAAAAGGAGAATGTAGAAGTTATTGCTCTTCTAGAACAAAAATCGACATCAGGCATCATGGCAGACACCAAATAACTTGAGCTTGAACAGCAACTTCAAAAAGCATATTTGGACGAGGAACTTTATTAGAAAGacaaatctaaaattaaatggATGAAGAAGGGAGACCAAAATACAAACTTCTTCtatagaaaatttaaatatagaactAGAAGAAATAAGATATGACATCTACTGAGGGAT
The Arachis duranensis cultivar V14167 chromosome 5, aradu.V14167.gnm2.J7QH, whole genome shotgun sequence genome window above contains:
- the LOC107490914 gene encoding uncharacterized protein LOC107490914; protein product: MCHKEPSAVVHFETMPAYQGDDLVGHIRVLHRVFWSYYPCIRAFRHCKPVVQVDGTHLYGKYKGCLLVAVSQDGNNNIVPIAFAIVEGETSDAWHFFLSNLRQHVVTRDGVGLISDRHESINAAVERSNGAWSPPRAFHMFCIRHIESNFLQKFKAPYLQKLVVNIGYSRTVREYEVHYERLRERGEAYTNWLNRIPREQYALAFDGGYRWGHMTTNLVECINSVLKGARNLPITALVKATFYRLNELFTRKRAEAEARINAGHVFSEVVTSKLHANQLASGNIQVSCFDRQNEVFEVREMPSGLEFAVDLRALRCDCGEFQVDQIPCRHVFACCANQRLDWKLYVHDVYKMDQVRRVYRARFRPLGNPTTWPAYNGPRYVPNPYLRRVSKGRPRMTRFLNEMDTRMLRRPRRCTLCGAEGHSRSRCRQSAGRTADGDAQ
- the LOC107491273 gene encoding protein MIZU-KUSSEI 1, translated to MKTIMAAKSPHESSFSFSRRYFHWKKKPLDEDDDDDEEEILKVSSSSHFCEVDDDDDDNNDDGQFKVDVALELKHTKQNKKKHPKSKLKSALTVFTKSRSLNTSSSGLGTRVVGTLFGHRRGHVHFAFQEDPKLQPAFLIELATPTSILVKEMASGLVRIALECEKKNNSKGAKKKKLLEEPLWRTYCNGRKCGYANRRECGPEEWKILKAVEPISMGAGVLPVSDGDGNGAGSEGELMYMRAKYERVVGSKDSEAFYMMNPDGSGGPELSIYLLRV